From the Montipora capricornis isolate CH-2021 chromosome 2, ASM3666992v2, whole genome shotgun sequence genome, one window contains:
- the LOC138022997 gene encoding lysM and putative peptidoglycan-binding domain-containing protein 4-like, producing the protein MALMKKGGYTTYVSSRTESDSQPAEMQNVSSSRVYIFGNDGPNEISVEDPTLEMTELRPRSKNKKSYASMKSATQQYKKTETIDCDILPTDSLQSLSLKYGCTVAELKRTNNLYSDQDFFALKTIKIPVQPHGLLTEPKDKKRPPQLKLPSLSGGSVFNDDDDVDDDKSDYEDSEPNGDCIRTVSIRTAIDSPNSFLKHMDNDLKLICKSASIRKHDLDEVARTLTVNCINPLKVRKQQEKTLGTACGIEWKGIIVTVFIIGIILPGIIAFWYLRPKLKDR; encoded by the exons ATGGCTCTTATGAAGAAAGGAGGCTACACGACCTATGTTTCAAGCCGAACAGAAAGTGATTCACAGCCAGCCGAGATGCAAAATGTTTCATCTTCACGCGTTTATATCTTTGGGAATGATGGACCCAACGAAATTAGTGTTGAAGACCCGACCCTGGAGATGACAGAGCTAAGACCAAGGAGCAAAAATAAGAAATCGTACGCTTCAATGAAATCGGCTACTCAGCAGTACAAAAAGACTGAAACCATTGATTGTGACATTTTACCAACTGATTCTCTCCAAAGTTTGTCATTAAAGTACGGTTGCACG GTAGCTGAActgaaaagaacaaataacTTGTACAGTGATCAAGACTTCTTTGCACTTAAAACCATCAAAATCCCAGTCCAACCACATGGATTGCTAACAGAgccaaaagacaaaaaaagaccTCCTCAACTAAAACTGCCATCCTTGTCAGGAGGCTCTGtttttaatgatgatgatgatgttgatgatgataagTCAGATTATGAGGATTCTGAGCCAAATGGGGACTGCATCAGAACTGTCAGTATTCGCACAGCAATTGACTCACCAAACAGTTTTTTAAAACACATGGACAATGACTTAAAGTTGATTTGTAAATCCGCTTCGATACGTAAGCATGATCTTGATGAAGTAGCAAGGACATTGACTGTTAACTGCATAAATCCCCTGAAAGTtagaaaacaacaagaaaagacTCTTGGTACTGCCTGTGGCATTGAATGGAAGGGAATAATTGTGACTGTTTTCATTATAGGTATAATTCTGCCAGGAATAATAGCATTTTGGTATCTAAGACCAAAGTTGAAAGACAGatga